A region from the Triticum aestivum cultivar Chinese Spring chromosome 3D, IWGSC CS RefSeq v2.1, whole genome shotgun sequence genome encodes:
- the LOC123080953 gene encoding U-box domain-containing protein 4 isoform X2: protein MEDFSPRTLLDSISHLSALTSDGSTARPKPIQNYCQNVCDISSIVSPLIEDICKSPEEQLNEVLRELDTAINEASGLIGNWHQTTSKIYFVWQIESVISDIQGCSLQLCQLANSLLPSLTGCACICIQKLQDINYEHMFDLAREVATKLNGNDTQSPENLSIVSSSLSLSTNLELYMEAVSLENLRTRAMRSENRKELELAEEMIPMVNYMHERLLRETQLLNINGVPIPADFCCPLSLELMSDPVILASGQTYERVYIKLWLDEGFTICPKTRQRLAHSNLIPNYTVKALISNWCESHDIKLPDPVKSLKLNFPSAASSLQDLSATGNSPLHPSAGRGNIPGSPEADLYMKSLNRASPSHSAVHQNSDALVNRPGHEASTNQSSDYANGSAPDISRLSLASSEARESSLEERHAGSNVQTSEQSTDEAFQASLLNGDSQDHVGSSSVNGSLPNSGQLDGECDDANGMVRVPGDRTNYSSDASGEVADGGPSVSSAPQRENVMLPRLGDLRMRGQFVRRQPSDRGFPRITSPSSMDARGDLSAIENQVRKLIDDLRSDSIEAQRSATSEIRLLAKHNMENRIVIANCGAINLLVGLLHSTDAKIQENAVTALLNLSINDNNKIAIASADAVDPLIHVLETGNPEAKENSAATLFSLSVIEENKVRIGRSGAVKPLVDLLGNGTPRGKKDAATALFNLSILHENKGRIVQADAVKYLVELMDPAAGMVDKAVAVLANLATIPEGRTAIGQARGIPALVEVVELGSARGKENAAAALLQLCTNSNRFCSIVLQEGAVPPLVALSQSGTPRAREKAQALLSYFRSQRHGNSARR, encoded by the exons ATGGAAGATTTCTCACCGAGGACTCTGCTTGATAGTATCTCGCACCTTAGTGCCTTGACTTCTGATGGCTCTACTGCAAGGCCCAAGCCTATTCAGAACTACTGCCAAAATGTATGCGATATATCAAGCATTGTGAGCCCTCTCATAGAAGATATATGCAAGTCTCCTGAAGAGCAACTCAATGAGGTGTTAAGGGAGCTTGACACTGCTATAAACGAAGCTTCAGGGCTTATTGGGAACTGGCACCAAACGACCAGCAAAATATACTTT GTTTGGCAAATTGAATCAGTGATCTCGGATATTCAGGGATGCTCCCTTCAATTGTGCCAGCTTGCTAATTCTTTATTACCTTCTCTGACTGGATGTGCTTGCATTTGTATTCAG AAACTCCAGGACATCAATTATGAGCACATGTTTGATTTGGCGAGGGAGGTCGCAACGAAGCTAAATGGGAATGACACACAAAGTCCCGAGAATCTGTCGATAGTATCAAGTTCATTAAGTCTGTCAACTAACCTTGAATTATACATGGAAGCTGTTTCCCTCGAGAATCTGAGAACAAGGGCAATGCGAAGTGAGAACCGTAAAGAACTCGAGCTTGCTGAGGAGATGATTCCAATGGTCAACTATATGCACGAGCGCCTTCTCAGGGAAACACAGTTGCTTAACATCAACGGGGTACCCATTCCTGCTGATTTCTGTTGCCCACTATCCCTGGAGCTGATGTCTGATCCTGTTATTTTAGCATCTGGTCAGACCTATGAGCGGGTTTATATCAAGTTGTGGCTCGATGAAGGTTTTACTATCTGCCCGAAGACACGCCAAAGACTTGCTCATTCTAATTTAATTCCTAACTATACTGTGAAAGCTTTGATATCCAACTGGTGTGAGTCCCATGATATTAAGCTACCTGATCCTGTGAAATCCTTGAAGTTGAACTTTCCGTCAGCAGCCTCCTCCCTTCAGGATTTGAGCGCCACAGGCAACAGCCCTCTACATCCTAGTGCTGGTAGGGGTAATATTCCTGGGTCACCAGAAGCTGACCTGTATATGAAAAGCCTGAATAGAGCATCTCCTTCCCACAGTGCGGTCCACCAGAACTCTGATGCACTTGTGAATCGTCCTGGCCATGAGGCATCCACCAATCAGTCTTCAGATTATGCAAATGGCTCTGCACCAGATATTTCAAGGCTATCTCTTGCGAGTTCTGAAGCAAGAGAATCTAGTTTGGAAGAAAGACATGCTGGTTCCAATGTACAAACCTCAGAACAATCGACGGATGAAGCATTTCAAGCATCTCTTTTGAACGGTGATTCACAGGACCATGTAGGCAGCTCTTCTGTTAATGGGAGTCTTCCTAATAGCGGTCAGCTTGATGGGGAATGTGACGACGCCAATGGGATGGTACGAGTTCCAGGTGATAGGACAAATTACAGTAGTGATGCATCTGGAGAAGTTGCTGACGGTGGGCCTTCTGTCTCTTCCGCCCCTCAAAGGGAAAATGTAATGCTCCCAAGATTGGGTGATCTCCGCATGAGAGGGCAATTTGTTCGGCGGCAACCATCTGACAGGGGATTCCCTAGAATAACATCTCCCTCGTCCATGGATGCCCGAGGTGATCTTTCTGCCATTGAGAATCAGGTACGCAAGCTAATTGATGATTTGAGAAGCGATTCCATAGAAGCTCAGAGATCAGCAACATCAGAGATCCGCCTTCTAGCTAAGCACAACATGGAGAACAGGATTGTCATTGCAAATTGTGGGGCTATAAACTTGCTGGTTGGTCTCCTTCATTCAACAGATGCCAAAATCCAAGAAAATGCAGTGACGGCCCTCCTCAATTTGTCAATCAATGACAACAATAAGATTGCCATTGCGAGTGCAGATGCTGTTGATCCTCTCATCCATGTCCTGGAAACAGGGAACCCTGAAGCTAAAGAGAATTCAGCGGCTACTCTGTTCAGTCTGTCGGTTATCGAAGAGAACAAGGTGAGGATTGGACGGTCTGGTGCCGTCAAGCCTCTTGTGGACTTGCTGGGAAACGGGACCCCGCGAGGGAAGAAAGATGCAGCCACCGCATTGTTCAATCTGTCGATACTCCATGAGAACAAGGGTCGCATCGTGCAAGCTGATGCTGTGAAGTACCTAGTTGAGCTTATGGATCCTGCTGCTGGCATGGTGGACAAAGCCGTAGCCGTCTTGGCAAACCTTGCCACGATACCAGAAGGGAGGACCGCAATCGGGCAGGCCCGTGGTATCCCAGCCCTCGTCGAAGTCGTCGAGTTGGGTTCGGCACGGGGGAAAGAAAACGCTGCCGCGGCGTTGCTTCAGCTATGCACAAACAGCAATAGGTTCTGCAGCATAGTTCTCCAAGAGGGTGCCGTACCTCCTCTAGTCGCGCTGTCACAGTCAGGAACACCTCGGGCAAGAGAAAAG GCGCAGGCTCTTCTCAGCTATTTCCGCAGCCAAAGACATGGGAACTCGGCGAGGAGATGA
- the LOC123075906 gene encoding sulfite exporter TauE/SafE family protein 3-like: MLTLIVGFDTKSATAMSKCMITGAAISTVYCNLKLKHPTFNMPMIDYDLALLIQPMLMMGVSIGVICNVIFPDWLVTILFIILSLVTSTKAFLKGVETWKKEALIIREAAAKKSKQSSDGIEYALPAGSDAVAETRPPSDKAVSIWKNIYWKEFGLLIFVWAAILTLQVAMNYVETCSTLYWVFSLLQIPVSAGVSIYQAVGLVQGKRVISSRANTQTSLKSHLVLICFFGVTAGVLGGLLGIGGGVIMGPLFLELGIPPQVSSATATFAMMFSSSVAVIEYYLLNRFPIPYALFFTCVAFIAAIVGQLVARKLINWLGRASFIIFVLSFMIFIGVIPLGGVGILNMKHKMVRHEYMGFHDICMSDA, from the exons GTATGATCACGGGAGCTGCTATTTCAACCGTGTACTGCAACCTCAAGCTGAAACACCCAACTTTCAACATGCCAATGATAGACTATGACCTAGCCCTGCTCATACAACCCATGCTCATGATGGGGGTCAGCATTGGGGTTATTTGCAATGTGATATTCCCTGACTGGCTTGTCACAATTCTCTTTATCATCCTTTCTCTAG TTACTTCAACTAAAGCTTTTCTAAAGGGTGTTGAAACATGGAAGAAAGAGGCACTAATAATAAGG GAGGCAGCGGCGAAAAAATCAAAGCAATCCA GTGATGGAATTGAGTACGCACTGCCTGCCGGATCTGATGCCGTAGCAGAGACAAGACCCCCCTCGGATAAAGCG GTATCCATTTGGAAGAACATTTACTGGAAGGAGTTTGGACTCCTTATCTTTGTTTGGGCTGCAATCCTTACACTTCAAGTCGCCATG AACTACGTGGAAACTTGCTCCACTTTGTACTGGGTTTTCAGCCTACTCCAG ATCCCAGTGTCGGCTGGAGTGTCCATATACCAGGCAGTAGGTTTGGTGCAAGGAAAGAGGGTGATATCATCAAGGGCAAATACACAGACTAGCCTAAAATCCCATCTAGTATTGATATGCTTCTTTGGTGTCACTGCTGGTGTCCTCGGTGGTCTTCTTGGCATCGGCGGGGGCGTCATCATGGGGCCACTTTTCTTGGAGCTTGGTATTCCTCCACAG GTCTCAAGTGCTACAGCCACCTTTGCCATGATGTTTTCATCATCCGTAGCTGTCATAGAATACTACCTCCTGAACCGGTTCCCTATACCATAtg CTCTCTTTTTCACATGTGTGGCATTCATTGCTGCAATCGTTGGTCAGCTAGTTGCAAGGAAGCTGATAAACTGGTTAGGAAGGGCATCATTTATCATCTTCGTATTGTCCTTCATGATCTTCATTGGTGTGATTCCTCTAG GTGGAGTCGGTATCTTAAACATGAAGCACAAGATGGTGCGGCACGAGTACATGGGATTTCACGACATTTGCATGTCGGATGCATAG
- the LOC123080953 gene encoding U-box domain-containing protein 4 isoform X1, protein MDLFTGLMEDFSPRTLLDSISHLSALTSDGSTARPKPIQNYCQNVCDISSIVSPLIEDICKSPEEQLNEVLRELDTAINEASGLIGNWHQTTSKIYFVWQIESVISDIQGCSLQLCQLANSLLPSLTGCACICIQKLQDINYEHMFDLAREVATKLNGNDTQSPENLSIVSSSLSLSTNLELYMEAVSLENLRTRAMRSENRKELELAEEMIPMVNYMHERLLRETQLLNINGVPIPADFCCPLSLELMSDPVILASGQTYERVYIKLWLDEGFTICPKTRQRLAHSNLIPNYTVKALISNWCESHDIKLPDPVKSLKLNFPSAASSLQDLSATGNSPLHPSAGRGNIPGSPEADLYMKSLNRASPSHSAVHQNSDALVNRPGHEASTNQSSDYANGSAPDISRLSLASSEARESSLEERHAGSNVQTSEQSTDEAFQASLLNGDSQDHVGSSSVNGSLPNSGQLDGECDDANGMVRVPGDRTNYSSDASGEVADGGPSVSSAPQRENVMLPRLGDLRMRGQFVRRQPSDRGFPRITSPSSMDARGDLSAIENQVRKLIDDLRSDSIEAQRSATSEIRLLAKHNMENRIVIANCGAINLLVGLLHSTDAKIQENAVTALLNLSINDNNKIAIASADAVDPLIHVLETGNPEAKENSAATLFSLSVIEENKVRIGRSGAVKPLVDLLGNGTPRGKKDAATALFNLSILHENKGRIVQADAVKYLVELMDPAAGMVDKAVAVLANLATIPEGRTAIGQARGIPALVEVVELGSARGKENAAAALLQLCTNSNRFCSIVLQEGAVPPLVALSQSGTPRAREKAQALLSYFRSQRHGNSARR, encoded by the exons ATGGATCTTTTCACAGGGTTGATGGAAGATTTCTCACCGAGGACTCTGCTTGATAGTATCTCGCACCTTAGTGCCTTGACTTCTGATGGCTCTACTGCAAGGCCCAAGCCTATTCAGAACTACTGCCAAAATGTATGCGATATATCAAGCATTGTGAGCCCTCTCATAGAAGATATATGCAAGTCTCCTGAAGAGCAACTCAATGAGGTGTTAAGGGAGCTTGACACTGCTATAAACGAAGCTTCAGGGCTTATTGGGAACTGGCACCAAACGACCAGCAAAATATACTTT GTTTGGCAAATTGAATCAGTGATCTCGGATATTCAGGGATGCTCCCTTCAATTGTGCCAGCTTGCTAATTCTTTATTACCTTCTCTGACTGGATGTGCTTGCATTTGTATTCAG AAACTCCAGGACATCAATTATGAGCACATGTTTGATTTGGCGAGGGAGGTCGCAACGAAGCTAAATGGGAATGACACACAAAGTCCCGAGAATCTGTCGATAGTATCAAGTTCATTAAGTCTGTCAACTAACCTTGAATTATACATGGAAGCTGTTTCCCTCGAGAATCTGAGAACAAGGGCAATGCGAAGTGAGAACCGTAAAGAACTCGAGCTTGCTGAGGAGATGATTCCAATGGTCAACTATATGCACGAGCGCCTTCTCAGGGAAACACAGTTGCTTAACATCAACGGGGTACCCATTCCTGCTGATTTCTGTTGCCCACTATCCCTGGAGCTGATGTCTGATCCTGTTATTTTAGCATCTGGTCAGACCTATGAGCGGGTTTATATCAAGTTGTGGCTCGATGAAGGTTTTACTATCTGCCCGAAGACACGCCAAAGACTTGCTCATTCTAATTTAATTCCTAACTATACTGTGAAAGCTTTGATATCCAACTGGTGTGAGTCCCATGATATTAAGCTACCTGATCCTGTGAAATCCTTGAAGTTGAACTTTCCGTCAGCAGCCTCCTCCCTTCAGGATTTGAGCGCCACAGGCAACAGCCCTCTACATCCTAGTGCTGGTAGGGGTAATATTCCTGGGTCACCAGAAGCTGACCTGTATATGAAAAGCCTGAATAGAGCATCTCCTTCCCACAGTGCGGTCCACCAGAACTCTGATGCACTTGTGAATCGTCCTGGCCATGAGGCATCCACCAATCAGTCTTCAGATTATGCAAATGGCTCTGCACCAGATATTTCAAGGCTATCTCTTGCGAGTTCTGAAGCAAGAGAATCTAGTTTGGAAGAAAGACATGCTGGTTCCAATGTACAAACCTCAGAACAATCGACGGATGAAGCATTTCAAGCATCTCTTTTGAACGGTGATTCACAGGACCATGTAGGCAGCTCTTCTGTTAATGGGAGTCTTCCTAATAGCGGTCAGCTTGATGGGGAATGTGACGACGCCAATGGGATGGTACGAGTTCCAGGTGATAGGACAAATTACAGTAGTGATGCATCTGGAGAAGTTGCTGACGGTGGGCCTTCTGTCTCTTCCGCCCCTCAAAGGGAAAATGTAATGCTCCCAAGATTGGGTGATCTCCGCATGAGAGGGCAATTTGTTCGGCGGCAACCATCTGACAGGGGATTCCCTAGAATAACATCTCCCTCGTCCATGGATGCCCGAGGTGATCTTTCTGCCATTGAGAATCAGGTACGCAAGCTAATTGATGATTTGAGAAGCGATTCCATAGAAGCTCAGAGATCAGCAACATCAGAGATCCGCCTTCTAGCTAAGCACAACATGGAGAACAGGATTGTCATTGCAAATTGTGGGGCTATAAACTTGCTGGTTGGTCTCCTTCATTCAACAGATGCCAAAATCCAAGAAAATGCAGTGACGGCCCTCCTCAATTTGTCAATCAATGACAACAATAAGATTGCCATTGCGAGTGCAGATGCTGTTGATCCTCTCATCCATGTCCTGGAAACAGGGAACCCTGAAGCTAAAGAGAATTCAGCGGCTACTCTGTTCAGTCTGTCGGTTATCGAAGAGAACAAGGTGAGGATTGGACGGTCTGGTGCCGTCAAGCCTCTTGTGGACTTGCTGGGAAACGGGACCCCGCGAGGGAAGAAAGATGCAGCCACCGCATTGTTCAATCTGTCGATACTCCATGAGAACAAGGGTCGCATCGTGCAAGCTGATGCTGTGAAGTACCTAGTTGAGCTTATGGATCCTGCTGCTGGCATGGTGGACAAAGCCGTAGCCGTCTTGGCAAACCTTGCCACGATACCAGAAGGGAGGACCGCAATCGGGCAGGCCCGTGGTATCCCAGCCCTCGTCGAAGTCGTCGAGTTGGGTTCGGCACGGGGGAAAGAAAACGCTGCCGCGGCGTTGCTTCAGCTATGCACAAACAGCAATAGGTTCTGCAGCATAGTTCTCCAAGAGGGTGCCGTACCTCCTCTAGTCGCGCTGTCACAGTCAGGAACACCTCGGGCAAGAGAAAAG GCGCAGGCTCTTCTCAGCTATTTCCGCAGCCAAAGACATGGGAACTCGGCGAGGAGATGA